From the genome of Triticum aestivum cultivar Chinese Spring chromosome 3B, IWGSC CS RefSeq v2.1, whole genome shotgun sequence, one region includes:
- the LOC123070606 gene encoding 50S ribosomal protein L13, producing the protein MATAISASALLSSTFAGDRRHRRAARPAPRRAVPAGLTVRCEQSDKQKRQPLSALVPREQRFMFEGDELCGPDIWNTTWYPKAADHVTTEKTWYVVDAEDKILGRLASAIAVHMRGKNEPTYTPSVDMGAFVIVVNAEKVAVSGKKRSQKLYKRHSGRPGGMKEETFDQLQKRIPERIIEHAVRGMLPKGRLGRRLFTHLKVYKGSEHPHVAQKPVPLPIRDKRIMKSG; encoded by the exons ATGGCTACGGCCATCTCCGCCTCCGCGCTCCTCTCCTCCACATTCGCCGGCGATAGGCGCCATCGCCGCGCGGCGAggcccgcgccccgccgcgccgTCCCGGCTGGCCTCACGGTGCGGTGCGAGCAGAGCGACAAACAGAAGCGGCAGCCTCTTTCCGCACTCGTTCCCCGCGAGCAGCGCTTCATGTTCGAGGGCGACGAGCTCTGCGGACCC GACATATGGAACACAACATGGTACCCTAAGGCTGCTGATCACGTAACTACCGAGAAGACGTGGTATGTTGTTGATGCAGAGGACAAGATTCTTGGCAGGCTAGCATCTGCTATCGCAGTGCATATGAGAGGGAAAAATGAGCCCACATACACTCCAAGTGTGGACATGGGGGCTTTTGTTATTGTG GTTAATGCAGAGAAGGTTGCTGTTTCTGGTAAAAAGAGGTCACAGAAGCTCTATAAAAGGCACTCTGGACGGCCCGGTGGAATGAAAGAAGAAACTTTTGATCAGCTTCAGAAAAGGATTCCGGAGAGAATTATCGAACATGCTGTGCGTGGCATGCTTCCTAAGGGCAGG CTGGGCAGAAGACTATTTACCCACCTCAAGGTGTACAAAGGATCAGAGCACCCGCATGTGGCTCAAAAACCTGTTCCGCTGCCCATCAGAGACAAAAGAATAATGAAGTCTGGCTAG